The genome window GCTTTCAGCCGGCATACCGTCCGGTTTCTGAACCCGAATGAGCCCCAACTAGCTCTCACCAAGGGCGAGCTGGCCTACCTCAACTACGGCCTGGGCGAAGACCGGCTGGGTGGGGCCAAACTCGGCTACCTCGATTCGGCGGTGGTATTGCACCTGACGGGGCGGGTAGGCAGCCAGTACCGGGTGCAGCTGAGTGCTACCCAACTAGCCTGGGTGCCCCAGGAGGTAGTGCGCCTGCTGCCGCCGGGTGGCTTCGTGCCCGCCGCCCTAACGGGTTCCTGGAGCGTGCAGGGCGACTCGGTCTATGACTATGTGCGTATGTCGCTTGGTCAGCGCCTGCCCTACCGCTCCCAGCTGCTCACTGAACCCAGTCGGCTGGTGGTGGATGTGTTTGGGGCTACCTCTAACACTAACTGGATAACCCAGCGCGACGGCCTACGAGAGCTGGGCGACGTGAGCTACGAGCAAGTACAGCCCGATGTGTTCCGGCTGGTGCTACCCCTGCGCCACCGCCAGAGCTGGGGCTACCACATCGGCTACCGAGGTAACACCCTGGAAATTAAGGTGAAGCGTCCGCCCCAGAAGCTACGCCTGCGCGGCCTGACGGTGGCCCTAGACCCGGGCCACGGCGGTACCAACGTGGGGGCCACCGGCGCCAGCGGCGTCCGCGAGAAAGACCTGACCCTGGCTATTGCCCTGAAGCTGCGCCGGGAGCTGGAGCAAGCCGGGGCCCGCGTGCTCATGACCCGCAAAACCGATGCTACCGTGGACAACGGCGACCGGGTGCTACTCCTGCGTCGCCTCAACCCCGATGTGCTGGTCAGTATCCACGTCAACTCTTCGGGTAGCGCCGCGGCACAGGGCACCAGCACTTACTACCGCTACGTGGCGTTTCGGCCCCTATCGGTGGCGCTGTACGAGCAGATGCGGGCCACGGGGCTGGCGGGCTTCGGCAACGTAGGCGGCTTCAACTTCGGGCTGAACGGCCCTACTGAATACCCGAACGCCCTCGTCGAAACAGCCTTTGTGTCTAACCCCGAGGATGAGAAGCGCCTGACGGACCCGCAGTTTCAGCAGCGCATGGCTCAGGCCATGAAGCAGGGGCTAACGGAGTTTCTACGGCGCTGCCGAGCGCGGGGGCCGCGGGGGTGGCTGCTGGGCCAATCGGCTACGGAGTAAATAGGCGGCCGACTGGTAGGCGCCATTCGTGCCGGAAGCTGGCTTGCTGGTATGTACCTACACGCGTGCCTGCC of Hymenobacter sublimis contains these proteins:
- a CDS encoding N-acetylmuramoyl-L-alanine amidase — encoded protein: MSSFLLFRLLWASLLLTVLGSLTAQAQQPASATRLPVISTAEIIPAADQWLSPGDRLHVRLIGTAGLRATFLRGLPLTEMPPAQAQGKRGVYQGTYVVQPGDTLLNRRISFQLLTPDSLVATAFSRHTVRFLNPNEPQLALTKGELAYLNYGLGEDRLGGAKLGYLDSAVVLHLTGRVGSQYRVQLSATQLAWVPQEVVRLLPPGGFVPAALTGSWSVQGDSVYDYVRMSLGQRLPYRSQLLTEPSRLVVDVFGATSNTNWITQRDGLRELGDVSYEQVQPDVFRLVLPLRHRQSWGYHIGYRGNTLEIKVKRPPQKLRLRGLTVALDPGHGGTNVGATGASGVREKDLTLAIALKLRRELEQAGARVLMTRKTDATVDNGDRVLLLRRLNPDVLVSIHVNSSGSAAAQGTSTYYRYVAFRPLSVALYEQMRATGLAGFGNVGGFNFGLNGPTEYPNALVETAFVSNPEDEKRLTDPQFQQRMAQAMKQGLTEFLRRCRARGPRGWLLGQSATE